AGGGCTTTTCCCTGCCCTGATTATCGGGTGGCTTGTATTTCCGGCCCTGCTATATTCAAAACAGGTGCAGCCCATGAATTTCAACCATGCCCTGCACATGGACCCCGAAATTGTCAGCGAAATAGAGGGTGACACAGTGACAGATAGATGCCTCTACTGCCACGCATTCAGAAATGACGGCACTTTCACAGGTATACCAGGAATCGATATATGTTCAGAGTGCCATAGTGACAATGACTTTCCTCTGGGCGAATCAGCAGGCGAGGAGTTGCTTATAAAGGAATATGTTGCAAATAAAAAAGAAATCCCATGGCTTTCATATTCAAGGCAGCCTGATTGTGTCTATTTCTCTCATATTGCCCACATAGAGATGGGAGAGCTTGAATGCATAACATGTCATGGTGACAAGAAAAAGAGTCAGGTGCTTCCAGCATATGAGAAAAACCGCATATCAGGCTACAGCCGG
This genomic stretch from Desulfatiglans sp. harbors:
- a CDS encoding cytochrome c3 family protein, whose protein sequence is MKSTIKIIFSSFVKNGFVYFVAGLFPALIIGWLVFPALLYSKQVQPMNFNHALHMDPEIVSEIEGDTVTDRCLYCHAFRNDGTFTGIPGIDICSECHSDNDFPLGESAGEELLIKEYVANKKEIPWLSYSRQPDCVYFSHIAHIEMGELECITCHGDKKKSQVLPAYEKNRISGYSRNIWGKNISGLKKNTWDSMKMDDCAACHKEKGHEENNACFTCHK